A window of Equus caballus isolate H_3958 breed thoroughbred chromosome 21, TB-T2T, whole genome shotgun sequence genomic DNA:
tgaaagaaaatggaaaaaagggaTAACAgctgaaaaacagaataaaggcTAAAGATGAACAGATTTATGTATTTAAGTGTGGAGAAcctgagaaaaatattaaaatattttgcatacaGATATGTGGCATTAACTCACCGTTGCACAACACTTTATGACTTTTAAAGCagttttacataaattatttagtaTAACAACCCTGAGAGGACAAGTAATATTTTTGGGTGCCTACTATGTGACAGTTAATGTGATCTGCATACGTGAATTTTTTAGATCTCACAACAACCTGTAACATAAGTGTGGTTTAAAAATATGCCTCCACAACTcaacaagaattaaaaaaacgattaaaaatgggcaaaggacttgagaagacgtttctccaaagatgatatatacAAATTGCCAAcgagtacatgaaaaggtgctcaacataactaatcattagagaaatgcaaatcaaaactacaatgagctatcacctcacacccattagaatgtctactattaaaaaaaccccagaaaatgacaagtgttggggaggacgTAGAGAAATTGGGACCCTTGAGCACTGTTGGTGAGGGTGTAAAATGGTCcaaccactatgggaaacagtatcatggttgctcaaaaaattaaaaatagaatcagtgtatgatgcagcaatcccacttctgagtatatatcaaaaaaaattagaagacagTCTTGAAGAGATATTCGTACACTCattttcacagcagcattattcacagtggcAGGAGGTGGAAGCAAACCAAATGCCtgtggatagatgaatggataaacaaacagatggtggaatattattcagccttaaaaaaggaaggaaatcctgtcacatactacaacatggatgaacctggaggacattatcctaagtgaaatgagctagacacagaaaaacaaatactgcattattacacttatatgaggaatctaaagtagtcaaattcataaaaacagaaagcagaatggtggtggttgccaggggctaggggaggGGAAACAGGGAGCTGTTTAATGGCTATGGAGttcagctttgcaagatgaaaagattcTGGAGATCTGCTCAAcaacgtgaatatacttaacactactgaattgtacattttaaaaatagttcagatggtaaattttatgttatgtgggttttttcctccaacaataaaaaaaaaccctctaagtTGACACTCCTTCCTTTAAAAGATGGAGCTAAGTCATCTCTCTCTGAGTGTGGATTGGACTTAGTAATTTGTTTCTAATGAGTAATGTGGAAGAAGTGGCAAGGTATGACTTTTAaaactaggtcataaaagacattgcTGCTTCTGCCTTATTCTCTTTTGGCTTTTTAAGGGAGCAGTGGGTCTTCCAGCCCCAGTCGGgccttcagatgactgtagcCCTGGTTGGTATCTTGATtgcaacctcatgagaaaccctgagccagGAACTGCCTAGCTAAGCTGATTCACAGAAAATCACCCACAGAAAtaagtattataaatatttattgtttattaccCCCACTACAATTGGGACTAATTCATCACAcataatacaataaatattttccattaatcTGAAGCAATGAAGATCTCTGGTGTGTTAGGAGGGCTCCTCAAGCTTTTTGTGTTGACTGTGGTTTTGATGACATGTCTCTAGTCTGTTCTGAGCACTAGCTCTGGGTCAGATCAGACAAGTGCCTTGTGTGAATAACCTACAACCTTGGCCTCAGGAATGATACCTGGGAACTGGCTGTCCTGTAAGCTGAGGGCTGCTGGATTTCTTTGAGTTCCTTTATCCTCTCTCTTTGTGTGGCGTCAAGAAATATGAATGCCCATGAGGTATTCTCATTGAAAGTTCAATCACATGTGAACCAGTGAGTACAGATATCAGAGGTCATATTCCAATATCGTACTATATTCAGAGAAAGTTTTTATTCACCTTTGTAAAGAAAGTGAAAGGGCATAATAGCAATACATCTGAGAATATCCAAAggcaagcaagaaagaaaaactcaacaTCATCTAGAGTAGAAAACATAGGGGTCCACCCAGGAGAGTCATTTGGGAATAGTTTCTCCCCTGTTGGACTACATAAATTCTATCCTTCTCTCTTAAGTCAGAATTAAGCTATAAATTCTGGAGAGTGAGGCATCTTCACTAACCTGCTACTCACTCTGGCTGCCTGAGGATTGGGTTGCTTCTCAGAAGTTGGCAAATGCCTATGTATATCATCTTTTACTGTTTTGAAAAAGccctttttaaatgaatgaacttgTTTTACTGCCCATGTTGATGAACTCTTTGGGTAGGAAAAAGGAACTTCCCAGGTTTTCAATTTGTAAtaaaggtgttttttaaaaaataaagttttgcaTAACCtaagcaaaaaaggaaattgaagctctcagaattttagttttctttactAAGTTCACATATCCAGAATGAGGGCGGCTAAGGCTACAAACCCAGACTTTTCTGCTTCTAAAATTTACCAGGGAACACCAGggaattattatcttcatttgagGGATGAGGAAGCTGATCCCgagagaggctgagtaacttgcccatggtTTTATTGCTGGTCAGTACCAGAATTAGGTCATAAGTCTTAGTCCAACAGTCTTTCGCACGACACCTTATTACTTTTCTGTTTAATGTATTTTGTAAAGCTCTTGAGACATAAATTTGAATAAGATAATCCAGTGGAAAATATCCCAGCATTGAGGAAACATGGTAGGTACATAAATTAAAGttggtttcttagatttttaattgagaatttaaaattttaaatgaggtgGTAGCTTAAAAACTTATTCCATTAAATCATTAAATTGTTGAGAAAATAACTATGTATAAGAGCAAAAATACAAACTAATGTCTCATTTTGTTTACCGTTCAGTTTACATTTTCAGAGCATTTACATACCCAGCAGTCCGTGTGGCCTCTTTGCCTTGTAGCCACTTGGTCATTCAGTGTTGGTTGTAAATTAAACATAGTCATATGTCTTAAGCTAACATCAACATTCTGCAGCCAACATGTCAAAGGTGACTGGAAAGATAATTGAATGGCCAACGTGGTTTCTCTAGACCCTTGCCAGGCAAACTGGAAAACAGATGGCTTACCTTGCTTTCCCTCCAACCTCCTAGCATCCTCATGGGTCTTGCAGGAACCAGGGCTCTCCCGTTGTCCTCAGACatgcccacccacccccaaccttTGCTCCGAAATaattctccttctcctccaatcatagcttttttttctttactctgaaAATAGGTAATCATgtatttcctcctctcttttttttgaaaaGTGTAGTTCATTTCCAGTTGATGAAGGAAAGCTCCTTTTTATAGAAGAATGCCAGctaaaaaaatacagaatgaaaGAGTGAGTTAGAAAATCTCCATTTTGCAATCCCTACTGAAAAATTGGACCCTAAAGCTATTAACTGAAAAGTTGTTGGGGAGCGGTGTATTCTCCAAGTATCAAAGTATCAAAGTAACTCCCTACAGATTACCTGCTAGTTGCAAAGGGAAAGTGGAGATACGTGGCCATCACTACCTTAACCAAGTGGTCAAGTTTCTTGGTTTACTAGAGAGAAAACAACGCTATATGTCCCTGATAGAATGCAATGTGAGGTATACAGAGTAACTCATGAAGTATTCTTGTTAGAAATGTTTCACCTGACCCTAAGCAAACCTTTAAATCTAACTTACAGTTTAGAAGAAATTCAggggacagaaaataaattaaacaacacGAGGAAGAAACAATTAGACAAATCTAGAATATGACTCAATCTATAAAGCAACTAACTCAATTTCTTCTAAAGATCaatgtcattaaaataaaaagattgggaAGGACTTCTCTAAATCAAAAGAGACTAAAATGACGTAACAGTCAAATATTACCTTGATTGGatcctggtttaaaaaaaaactatacaagGTGTCTATAGGACGATTAGAGAAATTTGAATGTGCCTGGGGATTAGATGATATGAGGgaattaagaataattttattgtgtgtgtgcCAATTATCAGCTTGTTGCCTCAGCTCCAAGTCACCCTTCAGCACTCGCTCTGCAATAACGTACTGGCTCTTTTCACATTTCTCATTTACAGTGAGCACGACGTTAAACTTTGTCAACAGAGGGCACAGGAAGGAAATTGCAGGAGGAAGAgggcttctcttcctggtttCAGAAGgctacattttgctttttttgctccTGTTGTCCAGTTGGTTAGTGGCAGATGTATATCTGGGGACATCTGGGGGCACACTGCCTCAGCTGTGTGCCTAGAGTGCACAGTCTCTTGGTGACCTTGCACCCCGGTCCAGACCCTGTGACCACCTTGATGTGACTTTCCCATTGAGGACACTGTGTGCTCCAGACCTCATGCCTGCTGAGGCATCGGACTTTCTCTGCACACCTGTTCTCCGGCATGGCCTCTAGAAGCCCCGAGGGTGGTTTCCTGCGTGCCTGGTGCCTGTGGACCAGTTCTGGCCTGGGAAAGCCAATAGACTTCTCCACTGTCCGTTGACTGTAAGCACACCTTCTCCAGTGAGGTCTGAACCCTGCCGTGTATGAACTCTTTTCCAAGTGGATCTTTCCTTGGGTATTTTGTTTCAGCTCGAGTGTAGtttttagagttctctttacatttttatagttAGTCTCTCATTGTATCtgaataattctttatattaaacttctctttttaaataatcgtgtggtttctgtctcctgttgGGTCCAGGTGGATATAGTATGAAGCTGGTATTTTGGTCACCTAGGAGATGGTTCTTGTTTTTAGGAGATGCATGATAAGTCTTCAGCAGTGAAGGGTCACACTGTCTGCAACTTATTTCAAATGGTCcagcaatatatacatatgtatactgACCTATCTGTATGCAAGCATGTATGCGTGTAtacaaataatatgtatatataaattcatATGACAAAATACAAAATCTTAGCAATTATTGAATCTAGTGGGAAGGCATGTGTCTTTATAGAACCCATTCTTCCAATTTTTCTGTATAATTGagaattttcataattaaaagttCAGGGGAAATCCTCTCCTTCCTTCAGTACCCTTGTTTAGTGCAAAGCAGGAGagattcttttattattttattgaaataaggCACTCCTGGTAGCAGTGGTGGAATATTCAGCCCAATTTCTTAAGCCTGGCTGTTCTCTAGAAATAGctaggaaacttttaaaattatggatGCTCAGAACCCACAAAATCTTGTGAATTAGAGTCTCTAGGATCTGGTTATTATAAGGGGAATTAGAATTCTAAAGGAGAAGATCATTGATCATTAAGGTGAGGGTGGAGTGCATAGCTGAATTCTTCAAGAGCATTTTGCAAATTACATTGGTTTGTTCTCAAATATTCTGACATGCTTTCTTAAGGAGCCATGCTCAAATTGGAGGAAAGGGTTGTAGTTAGAAAAAGCTCTTCCCCATGTGGCTGAAATGTCCTCTCGGTTGAAAGCCACCCATCAAAATAGATCTCTCGTTGACAATGTATGTGGCTGAAAATTTGAGCAGACCTGCTCACGGCAATGCTCTGCTGGTCCCATCCTATTCTgtccccagcagagtcccagcagAAATCTACAGTGGTCCAGCATCAGTCATTCTCAACTTCCTTTTGCAGCAAAGATGCTGAGGGAAGCTTAGCCCCGTGTAGTCCCCCTGATCAGGAAGGTGCCAGCTGGCACCCGCCATTGAATAGATAGTTCTCACACCCACCTTTCATTCGTCCAACATTTTccactatcaaaattccaaacatttcaaaatcttccttttatattcattcactcacccatTCATCcgtccattcactcattcatgtgTCACACGTTCTTTCAATATGATAGTGCCTGCTGTTGATCCCCTGCCCAGACGCTCTTGGATCTCTTTACCAGTTTTCATTACCTGGCTGCTAGTGGTGGATATTTGTTTCCTTCAGAGGATTTCTCTTGAGCTACTGGAGCTGAGGGCCTGGGAGTTTACACCCCTGCAGTGGCCAGGGACTGGTGAGGGAGTAGAAAGCTCGGCTTCCTTGCCCCTGGGCGACTTTACCTCTGAGCTGGAACGGTGCAGTCTAGAGCTCCCCTTGGATTAAGCTGAGGCTGGGACCTGCCCTGCTTCCCTGTCCCCTGTGCCACTTCCATAATAAGTCAGTGACATGCTTGCCCTTGCCTCGGGGTCTGCTTCAGAGACCCAGACCTAAGACAAGCCCCATTcaaggtgctgaggatacagcaggaaacaaaacaaatcccCTGTTCTTAAGGAGCTTTCATTTCAGgagggacagacagacaaacaccTGACGGATGCATGGGTCTGATGGTAACAAATGCTGTGCTGAAATATAAAGCAGGGCACGGGGCCTAGATTGATGGCAGTGATAGTGAGGAGCTGTGTGAAATGGTAATCAGGGAAGGCCTTTGATAAAACGATGTTTGAGCAGAGATCCTGAGTGGAGTCAGGGAGTGAAGCATTTGGATATTTAGGGCAGGAACATTCCTAGGAAGGCAAACAGGTTATGTGAATGTCCTGGGGCAGGAATGCATTTAGCCGGTTTGAGAAATAGCTTGGAAGCCAGTATGGCTAGAGCAGAgtgatggaggaggagggtgatGGGACATGAGATCccagcaggcagggagggagtCCTTTAACAATGCTTCAAAAAATCCCCTTATCCCTCTCTCCCTATCTGGTGTCGGGTATAGGGTCTTGCAGTTCATTGGGATGACTTTGGCTTTTACACTGAAATGGGGTGGAGACCCACTGGAGAGTGCGAGCAGAGGAGTGGTGTAATTGGATGTTCATTTTAA
This region includes:
- the OOSP4A gene encoding LOW QUALITY PROTEIN: oocyte-secreted protein 4A (The sequence of the model RefSeq protein was modified relative to this genomic sequence to represent the inferred CDS: inserted 2 bases in 2 codons; substituted 4 bases at 4 genomic stop codons), which codes for MKISGVLGGLLKLFVLTXGFDDMSLVCSEHXLWVXIRQVPCVNNLQPWPQEXYLGTGCPVSXGLLDFFEFLYPLSLCGVKKYECPXGILIESSITCEPVSTDIRGHIPISYYIQRKFLFTFVKKVKGHNSNTSENIQRQARKKNSTSSRVENIGVHPGESFGNSFSPVGLHKFYPSLLSQN